A window of the Streptomyces luomodiensis genome harbors these coding sequences:
- a CDS encoding sensor histidine kinase KdpD, which produces MGRGKLRIYLGAAPGVGKTYAMLSEGHRRAERGTDLVVGFVEHHGRRRTEVLMHGLEEVDRRELEYRGSTFTEMDVDAVLARRPAVALVDELAHTNVPGTRNAKRWQDVEELLRAGIDVVSTVNIQHLESLGDVVESITGVRQRETVPDEVVRRADQIELVDMSPQALRRRMAHGNIYAPDKVDAALSNYFRPGNLTALRELALLWTADRVDEYLQQYRDEHSIRSTWQARERIVVGLTGGPEGRTLIRRAVRMAAKGSGSEILAVYIARSDGLTSASPKELAVQRTLVEDLGGTFHHVIGEDIPGALLEFARGVNATQIVLGSSRRKTWQYVFGPGVGATVARDSGPDLDVHIVTHEEVAKGRGLPVARGARLGRSRLIAGWAVGVAGPVLLTLLLTGTGATLASEAGPGFANEVLLFLFLNVLAALLGGMVPALGSAAVGSLLLNYYFTPPTHTLTIADPDNIVAIAIFVAVAVSVASVVDLAARRTHQAARLRAESEILSFLAGSVLRGETSLEALLERVRETFAMDTVALLERESDVAPWTCAGSVGGHGGTPPPQRPEDAEVDMPVGDHMALALSGRVLPAEDRRVLAAFAAQAAVVLDRQRLAQEAEQARELAEGNRIRTALLAAVSHDLRTPLAAIKAAVSSLRSDDVAWSAEDEAELLAGIEDGADRLDHLVGNLLDMSRLQTGTVTPLIREIDLDEVVPMALVGVPEADVTLDIPEQLPMVAVDPGLLERGVANIVENAVKYSPPDRPVLVSASALGDRVELRVADGGPGVPDSEKDRIFEPFQRYGDAPRGAGVGLGLAVARGFAEAMGGRLTAEDTPGGGMTMVLTLRAAPGRPPAAPGLPAQAVS; this is translated from the coding sequence ATGGGACGCGGAAAGTTGCGGATCTACCTCGGTGCGGCACCGGGCGTCGGCAAGACGTACGCGATGCTGTCCGAGGGGCACCGGCGGGCCGAGCGGGGCACGGACCTCGTGGTCGGCTTCGTGGAGCACCACGGCCGCCGGCGCACCGAGGTGCTGATGCACGGGCTCGAGGAGGTGGACCGCCGGGAGCTGGAGTACCGGGGCAGCACCTTCACCGAGATGGACGTGGACGCGGTGCTGGCGCGCCGCCCCGCCGTCGCGCTCGTGGACGAACTCGCCCACACCAACGTCCCCGGCACCCGCAACGCCAAGCGCTGGCAGGACGTCGAGGAGCTGCTGCGGGCGGGCATCGACGTCGTCTCCACCGTCAACATCCAGCATCTGGAGTCGCTGGGGGACGTGGTGGAGTCGATCACGGGGGTACGCCAGCGGGAGACCGTTCCGGACGAGGTGGTGCGCCGGGCCGACCAGATCGAGCTGGTCGACATGTCGCCCCAGGCGCTGCGCCGCCGTATGGCGCACGGCAACATCTACGCACCCGACAAGGTCGACGCCGCGCTGTCGAACTACTTCCGGCCCGGGAACCTGACCGCGCTGCGCGAACTGGCCCTGCTGTGGACCGCGGACCGGGTCGACGAATACCTCCAGCAGTACCGCGACGAGCACTCCATCCGCTCCACCTGGCAGGCGCGGGAGCGCATCGTCGTCGGGCTGACCGGCGGCCCGGAGGGGCGGACGCTGATCCGCCGGGCCGTCCGGATGGCCGCCAAGGGCTCCGGCAGCGAGATCCTCGCCGTCTACATCGCCCGCAGCGACGGCCTGACCTCGGCCTCGCCCAAGGAGCTGGCGGTCCAGCGCACCCTCGTCGAGGACCTCGGGGGCACCTTCCACCACGTCATAGGGGAGGACATCCCGGGGGCGCTGCTGGAGTTCGCCCGCGGGGTCAACGCGACCCAGATCGTGCTCGGCTCCAGCCGCCGCAAGACCTGGCAGTACGTCTTCGGTCCCGGTGTGGGCGCCACCGTCGCCCGTGACTCCGGGCCCGACCTGGACGTCCACATCGTCACCCATGAGGAGGTGGCCAAGGGCCGCGGGCTGCCGGTCGCGCGCGGCGCCCGGCTCGGCCGCTCCCGGCTGATCGCCGGCTGGGCGGTCGGGGTGGCCGGGCCGGTCCTGCTGACGCTGCTGCTCACCGGCACCGGCGCCACCCTCGCCTCCGAGGCCGGGCCCGGCTTCGCCAACGAGGTGCTGCTCTTCCTGTTCCTCAATGTGCTGGCGGCCCTGCTGGGCGGCATGGTGCCCGCGCTCGGCTCGGCGGCCGTCGGATCGCTGCTGCTCAACTACTACTTCACCCCGCCCACCCACACCCTGACCATCGCCGACCCGGACAACATCGTCGCCATAGCGATCTTCGTGGCGGTGGCCGTCTCCGTGGCCTCCGTGGTCGACCTGGCCGCGCGCCGCACCCACCAGGCCGCCCGGCTGCGCGCCGAGTCCGAGATACTGTCCTTCCTCGCGGGCAGCGTGCTGCGTGGCGAGACCAGCCTGGAGGCGCTGCTCGAGCGGGTCCGCGAGACGTTCGCGATGGACACGGTGGCGCTGCTGGAGCGGGAGAGCGATGTCGCCCCCTGGACCTGCGCGGGCAGCGTCGGCGGCCACGGCGGCACCCCGCCGCCGCAGCGGCCCGAGGACGCGGAGGTGGACATGCCGGTCGGTGACCATATGGCGCTCGCCCTCTCCGGCCGGGTCCTGCCCGCCGAGGACCGCCGGGTGCTCGCCGCCTTCGCCGCCCAGGCCGCCGTCGTCCTCGACCGGCAGCGGCTGGCCCAGGAGGCCGAGCAGGCCCGTGAGCTGGCCGAGGGGAACCGCATCCGCACCGCGCTGCTGGCCGCCGTCAGCCACGATCTGCGCACCCCGCTGGCGGCCATCAAGGCGGCCGTCAGCTCCCTGCGCTCCGATGACGTCGCCTGGTCGGCGGAGGACGAGGCCGAGCTGCTGGCGGGCATCGAGGACGGCGCCGACCGGCTGGACCACCTGGTGGGCAATCTGCTGGACATGTCCCGGCTCCAGACCGGCACCGTCACCCCGCTCATCCGGGAGATCGACCTGGACGAGGTGGTGCCGATGGCGCTCGTCGGCGTCCCGGAGGCCGATGTCACCCTCGACATCCCCGAGCAGCTGCCGATGGTCGCGGTCGACCCCGGGCTCCTGGAGCGCGGCGTCGCCAACATCGTCGAGAACGCGGTGAAGTACAGCCCGCCGGACCGCCCCGTCCTGGTGTCCGCCAGCGCCCTCGGCGACCGCGTGGAGCTGCGCGTCGCCGACGGCGGGCCGGGCGTGCCGGACAGCGAAAAGGACCGCATCTTCGAGCCGTTCCAGCGGTACGGGGACGCCCCGCGCGGCGCCGGGGTCGGCCTCGGGCTCGCCGTCGCCCGCGGCTTCGCCGAGGCCATGGGCGGCCGGCTGACCGCCGAGGACACCCCGGGCGGCGGGATGACGATGGTGCTCACGCTGCGTGCCGCCCCCGGCCGCCCGCCGGCCGCCCCCGGCCTTCCGGCCCAGGCCGTCTCATGA
- a CDS encoding response regulator, whose amino-acid sequence MNRVLVVDDEPQIVRALVINLKARKYEVDAAADGATALRLAAARHPDVIVLDLGLPDMDGVEVIKGLRGWTRVPILVLSARQTSDEKVEALDAGADDYVTKPFGMDELLARLRAAVRRAEPAGRPDDSVVVRTDAFTVDLAAKKAHRDGLDVRLTPTEWHLLEVLVRNPGRLVSQKQLLQEVWGPSYGTESNYLRVYMAQLRRKLEADPSHPRHFITEPGMGYRFER is encoded by the coding sequence ATGAACCGGGTGCTCGTGGTGGATGACGAGCCGCAGATCGTACGCGCCCTCGTGATCAACCTGAAGGCGCGCAAGTACGAGGTGGACGCCGCCGCCGACGGCGCCACCGCCCTGCGGCTCGCCGCCGCCCGCCATCCCGATGTGATCGTGCTCGACCTGGGCCTGCCCGATATGGACGGGGTGGAGGTGATCAAGGGGCTGCGGGGCTGGACCCGGGTGCCGATCCTGGTGCTCTCCGCCCGGCAGACCTCCGACGAGAAGGTCGAGGCCCTCGACGCCGGGGCGGACGACTACGTCACCAAGCCGTTCGGCATGGACGAGCTGCTCGCCCGGCTGCGTGCCGCCGTCCGCCGCGCCGAGCCCGCCGGGCGGCCGGACGACTCGGTGGTGGTGCGGACCGACGCGTTCACCGTCGACCTGGCGGCCAAGAAGGCCCATCGCGACGGCCTTGACGTACGGCTGACCCCCACCGAATGGCATCTGCTGGAGGTCCTGGTGCGCAACCCGGGCCGGCTGGTCAGCCAGAAGCAGCTGCTCCAGGAGGTCTGGGGCCCCTCGTACGGCACCGAGAGCAACTACCTGCGGGTGTACATGGCGCAGCTGCGCCGCAAGCTCGAGGCCGACCCCTCGCATCCGCGCCACTTCATCACCGAGCCGGGGATGGGCTACCGGTTCGAGCGATGA
- a CDS encoding OB-fold nucleic acid binding domain-containing protein — protein sequence MLDRLSSSQEELHSAELQQDAEAAGCTKIGDCGDRQIVKVTGTLRTVTLRPRAGVPALEAELFDGTAALDVVWLGRRSIIGIEPGRKLIASGRISMSHGRRVLFNPKYELRPLGQE from the coding sequence ATGCTGGACCGGCTGTCGAGCTCCCAGGAGGAACTGCACTCGGCCGAGCTCCAGCAGGACGCGGAGGCCGCGGGCTGTACCAAGATCGGCGACTGCGGTGACCGCCAGATCGTCAAGGTGACGGGTACGCTGCGCACGGTGACGCTCAGGCCGCGGGCCGGAGTCCCCGCGCTGGAGGCGGAGCTCTTCGACGGCACCGCCGCGCTGGACGTGGTGTGGCTGGGCCGTCGCTCCATCATCGGCATAGAACCCGGGCGCAAGCTGATCGCCTCGGGCCGGATCTCCATGAGCCATGGGCGCCGGGTGCTGTTCAATCCGAAGTACGAACTCCGACCGCTCGGACAGGAGTAG
- a CDS encoding DUF3159 domain-containing protein has translation MTSDDKTTPTGHRRTAADSRAAADTALLEAFGGVRGMVDTTVPGLVFVLLYTIKRDIHLAAIAALGLTVLLGVVRLVRKETLKHAFSGVFGVAFGAIFAMMSGDAKNFYLPGMLYTLGLAIAYILSAIFRYPLIGVLLGPMLKENLSWRTRNPGRFRAYTRSTWAWGLILLAKSAVLFPLYWWGDATQLGWVKVALGIPPFLLCVYLTWIFLAKAPPPIDVIAEMEAAEKAERERERTSSDAEQAAEPLLSEWTDQIVTEARTESADRQPPPRH, from the coding sequence GTGACGTCAGACGACAAGACGACCCCGACCGGGCACCGCCGCACCGCCGCCGACAGCAGGGCGGCGGCGGACACCGCGCTCCTGGAGGCGTTCGGCGGGGTGCGGGGCATGGTGGACACCACCGTCCCCGGTCTGGTCTTCGTCCTGCTGTACACGATCAAGCGCGACATCCACCTCGCCGCCATCGCCGCGCTCGGGCTCACCGTGCTGCTCGGGGTCGTCCGGCTGGTGCGCAAGGAGACGCTGAAGCACGCCTTCAGCGGGGTCTTCGGGGTCGCGTTCGGCGCGATCTTCGCGATGATGTCCGGCGACGCGAAGAACTTCTATCTGCCGGGCATGCTCTACACCCTGGGCCTGGCGATCGCCTACATCCTCTCCGCGATCTTCCGCTACCCGCTGATCGGGGTGCTGCTCGGGCCGATGCTGAAGGAGAACCTCTCCTGGCGCACCCGCAACCCCGGCCGGTTCCGCGCCTACACCCGGTCCACCTGGGCGTGGGGACTGATCCTGCTGGCCAAGTCGGCGGTGCTGTTCCCGCTCTACTGGTGGGGGGACGCCACCCAGCTCGGCTGGGTCAAGGTCGCGCTCGGCATCCCGCCGTTCCTGCTCTGCGTCTATCTGACCTGGATCTTCCTCGCCAAGGCCCCGCCGCCGATCGACGTCATCGCGGAGATGGAGGCGGCGGAGAAGGCCGAGCGGGAGCGGGAGCGGACGTCGTCCGACGCCGAGCAGGCCGCCGAGCCGCTGCTCTCGGAGTGGACCGACCAGATCGTGACCGAGGCCCGTACCGAATCGGCCGACCGGCAGCCGCCGCCCCGGCACTGA
- a CDS encoding potassium channel family protein, producing the protein MRVAIAGAGAVGRSIASELLENGHEVLLIDKAPTAISVERVPQAEWLLADACEITSLDEAALQRCNVVIAATGDDKVNLVVSLLAKTEYGVPRVVARVNNPKNEWLFNEAWGVDVAVSTPRLMSALVEEAVSVGDLVRLLRFSHGDANLVELTLPPEAALVGTRVGDVEWPEDTTLVTIIRGTRVLTPNKDDVLEAGDELLFVAAQAREEQLEQLLSVQRQDAAG; encoded by the coding sequence GTGAGGGTCGCCATTGCCGGTGCGGGCGCCGTGGGGCGCTCCATCGCGAGTGAGCTGCTGGAGAACGGGCACGAAGTGCTCCTGATCGACAAGGCGCCGACCGCCATCTCGGTGGAGCGGGTGCCGCAGGCCGAGTGGCTGCTGGCCGACGCCTGCGAGATCACCTCGCTGGACGAGGCGGCGCTGCAGCGCTGCAACGTGGTCATCGCGGCCACCGGCGACGACAAGGTCAACCTGGTCGTCTCGCTGCTCGCCAAGACCGAGTACGGGGTCCCCCGGGTGGTCGCCCGGGTCAACAACCCCAAGAACGAGTGGCTGTTCAACGAGGCGTGGGGCGTCGATGTCGCCGTCTCCACCCCACGTCTGATGTCGGCGCTGGTCGAGGAGGCGGTGAGCGTCGGCGATCTGGTGCGGCTGCTCCGCTTCAGCCACGGCGACGCCAATCTGGTGGAGCTGACGCTGCCGCCGGAGGCGGCACTGGTGGGCACACGGGTCGGCGATGTGGAGTGGCCGGAGGACACCACGCTGGTCACCATCATCCGCGGCACCCGTGTGCTGACCCCGAACAAGGACGATGTGCTGGAGGCCGGTGACGAGCTGCTGTTCGTCGCGGCCCAGGCGCGCGAGGAGCAGCTCGAGCAGCTCCTGTCCGTCCAGCGCCAGGACGCCGCCGGCTGA
- a CDS encoding potassium channel family protein has protein sequence MHIVIMGCGRVGAALAQTLEQQGHTVAVVDQDPTAFRRLGAGFGGRRVTGVGFDQDTLREAGIEEAGAFAAVSSGDNSNIIAARVAREMFGVENVAARIYDPRRAEVYQRLGIPTVATVRWTADQMLRRLLPSGAEPLWRDPSGGVQLAEVHTSPSWVGHKVSRLQEETGVRVAFLTRLGEAMLPTSETVLQEGDLVHVMMRTDEVETVEAAFEKGPEEVTR, from the coding sequence ATGCATATCGTGATCATGGGCTGTGGCCGGGTGGGCGCGGCGCTCGCCCAGACCCTGGAACAACAGGGGCACACGGTCGCGGTCGTCGACCAGGACCCCACCGCCTTCCGCCGCCTGGGCGCGGGCTTCGGCGGGCGCCGGGTGACCGGCGTCGGCTTCGACCAGGACACCCTGCGCGAGGCGGGCATCGAGGAGGCCGGGGCCTTCGCCGCGGTCAGCAGCGGCGACAACTCCAACATCATCGCGGCCCGGGTCGCCCGGGAGATGTTCGGTGTGGAGAACGTGGCGGCCCGCATCTACGACCCCCGCCGCGCCGAGGTCTACCAGCGCCTGGGCATCCCGACCGTGGCCACCGTCCGCTGGACCGCGGACCAGATGCTGCGGCGGCTGCTGCCGTCCGGCGCGGAGCCGCTGTGGCGGGACCCCAGCGGAGGGGTGCAGCTGGCCGAGGTGCACACCTCCCCCTCATGGGTGGGCCACAAGGTCAGCAGGCTCCAGGAGGAGACCGGAGTGCGGGTCGCGTTCCTCACCCGGCTCGGCGAGGCGATGCTGCCCACCTCCGAAACGGTGCTTCAGGAGGGCGACCTGGTGCATGTGATGATGCGCACCGACGAGGTGGAGACGGTCGAGGCGGCGTTCGAGAAGGGTCCCGAGGAGGTGACCCGGTGA
- a CDS encoding ATP-binding protein, with the protein MTDHISEAVSWCLAVAFLVVLVLLIRQRQITAGVRRRNVTLEDSVRARDEEVRHLVDVRLPAIGDALSQPGPLPGLRDEKLAGTAFAQSLHAVTEQFTRAVDKAQARAEASAKAALKSSMRAVQGLANEQQVFISEMQERHDNPDVLRDLLEIDHANAQFGRRAQAIAVLCGSWPGRQRVASSLTDVVRGSKSRIRDYQRVQVHTLTDLAVVSRAVEPVVLAVAELLDNAARHSQPNTTVEVSLQPVHNGACIVIDDAGVGMDGLEVQRAAALLSGSRAVDVSRLGDPPQFGFPVVGLLAARYGFTVSVDTRSPYGGVRAVLFLPAELLTRLDADGRQPGAAAHASEDAEGAEPLRTLPSRRTFAPRTQAPAAPPQAQPQFQGRPQPQAQPQPQAQPRPPAPRAPLDDEGTRVYGSTAGGLPKRRRRQAAAAPPAADWSTGAGRTGAAEPGTGAYRVRSAEETAARMGAFARGTRSGRAANQDSAPHHEEGNRQA; encoded by the coding sequence ATGACTGATCACATATCGGAGGCGGTGAGCTGGTGTCTTGCCGTCGCGTTCCTCGTCGTCCTGGTGCTCCTGATCCGCCAGCGGCAGATCACCGCCGGCGTTCGCAGACGCAACGTCACGCTCGAGGACAGCGTGCGGGCCCGTGACGAGGAGGTGCGGCACCTCGTCGACGTACGGCTGCCCGCGATCGGGGACGCGCTGAGCCAGCCCGGCCCGCTGCCGGGCCTGCGGGACGAGAAGCTGGCCGGTACGGCCTTCGCACAGAGCCTGCACGCCGTCACGGAACAGTTCACCCGAGCGGTGGACAAGGCGCAGGCGCGGGCCGAGGCCTCCGCCAAGGCGGCGCTCAAGTCGTCCATGCGCGCCGTCCAGGGACTCGCGAACGAACAGCAGGTCTTCATCTCCGAGATGCAGGAGCGGCACGACAACCCCGATGTGCTGCGGGACCTGCTGGAGATCGACCACGCCAACGCCCAGTTCGGCCGGCGTGCCCAGGCCATCGCGGTGCTCTGCGGGTCCTGGCCCGGCCGTCAGCGGGTGGCCTCCTCGCTCACCGACGTGGTCCGCGGCTCCAAGTCGCGTATCCGCGACTACCAGCGGGTGCAGGTGCACACCCTGACCGACCTCGCCGTGGTGAGCCGGGCCGTGGAGCCCGTCGTGCTCGCGGTCGCCGAGCTGCTGGACAACGCCGCCCGCCACTCGCAGCCCAACACCACCGTGGAGGTCAGCCTCCAGCCGGTGCACAACGGGGCCTGCATCGTGATCGACGACGCCGGTGTCGGCATGGACGGCCTGGAGGTCCAGCGGGCCGCCGCCCTCCTCTCCGGCAGCCGCGCCGTGGACGTCTCCCGGCTCGGCGACCCGCCGCAGTTCGGCTTCCCCGTCGTGGGCCTGCTGGCCGCGCGGTACGGCTTCACCGTCTCGGTGGACACCCGGTCCCCGTACGGCGGTGTGCGCGCCGTGCTGTTCCTCCCGGCCGAGCTGCTCACCCGCCTCGACGCCGACGGGAGACAGCCGGGCGCCGCGGCCCACGCCTCCGAGGACGCCGAGGGCGCCGAGCCGCTGCGCACCCTGCCGTCCCGCCGCACCTTCGCCCCCAGGACACAGGCGCCGGCCGCCCCGCCCCAGGCCCAGCCCCAGTTCCAGGGTCGGCCGCAGCCTCAGGCCCAGCCTCAGCCCCAGGCCCAGCCCCGGCCTCCGGCGCCCCGGGCGCCCTTGGACGACGAGGGCACGCGCGTGTACGGCTCCACGGCGGGCGGTCTGCCCAAGCGCCGCCGTCGGCAGGCCGCCGCCGCCCCGCCGGCCGCCGACTGGTCCACCGGAGCCGGGCGGACCGGCGCCGCCGAACCCGGCACGGGCGCGTACCGCGTGCGCTCGGCCGAGGAAACCGCGGCGCGGATGGGCGCGTTCGCCCGCGGTACCCGCTCCGGCCGTGCCGCCAACCAGGATTCCGCCCCTCACCACGAAGAAGGGAATCGCCAGGCATGA
- a CDS encoding roadblock/LC7 domain-containing protein — MNDHLTNELGWMLDEVVKMPEARHAILLSADGMLRAHSEGIARDEAERQAAALSGLQSISRSTSEFCDPQETPWQQTLVEFVGGYVFLTAAGPGSYLAVSATEAVDMEAVSYRMQKLVDRLGKELTSPPRQGIARHGIGSS, encoded by the coding sequence ATGAACGACCATCTCACCAACGAGCTCGGCTGGATGCTCGACGAGGTCGTCAAGATGCCGGAGGCACGGCACGCGATCCTGCTCTCCGCGGACGGGATGCTACGGGCGCACTCCGAGGGCATCGCCCGCGACGAGGCCGAGCGCCAGGCCGCCGCACTCTCCGGGCTCCAGTCGATCAGCCGCTCCACCTCCGAGTTCTGCGATCCGCAGGAGACGCCCTGGCAGCAGACGCTGGTCGAGTTCGTCGGCGGGTACGTCTTCCTGACCGCCGCCGGGCCCGGCTCGTACCTGGCGGTCTCGGCCACCGAGGCGGTGGACATGGAGGCGGTCAGCTACCGGATGCAGAAGCTGGTCGACCGGCTCGGCAAGGAGCTCACCAGCCCGCCGCGGCAGGGCATCGCGCGCCACGGAATCGGCAGTTCATGA
- a CDS encoding DUF742 domain-containing protein, whose product MSPGRRERGLVRPYVVTDGRAYPTRNTFDLVTLVMAHPDRPLTGLSPEKRRVMELCLGGALSVAEVAGHLELPVSVTKVLLGDLVDSGHVSTRSPIPAAELPDTQLLQEVLDGLRARL is encoded by the coding sequence ATGAGTCCAGGGCGGCGCGAACGCGGACTGGTACGGCCGTATGTGGTGACCGACGGCCGTGCCTACCCGACCCGCAACACCTTCGACCTGGTGACCCTGGTCATGGCCCACCCCGACCGGCCGCTCACCGGACTCAGCCCCGAGAAACGGCGGGTCATGGAGCTGTGCCTGGGCGGCGCGCTTTCGGTCGCCGAGGTCGCCGGGCATCTGGAGCTGCCCGTCAGCGTCACCAAGGTGCTGCTCGGCGACCTCGTGGACAGCGGGCACGTCTCCACGCGGTCCCCGATCCCCGCCGCCGAACTCCCCGACACCCAGCTCCTCCAGGAGGTGCTCGATGGGCTCCGCGCTCGTCTCTGA